The DNA window ATATTATTATCGATAGTCCGCCTAGCCTGGGACTCCTTACGATTAATGGATTGGTTGCTAGCGATGAGGTCATTATTCCCGTTCAGACGGAATATTACGCGCTGGAGGGATTGAGCCAGCTTTTGGAGACGATTAATTTGGTTAAAGAAAATCTGCAGCCCTCGCTTAAGATTATGGGAGCGGTGCTTACAATGTATGACAAGAGAAATCGGCTCTCACGCCAAGTGGTCCGAGAAATGCGCGATCATTTTCCGGGATATGTTTTTGACAGCGTGATTCCACGCAGCGTCCGATTGGCGGAAGCGCCCAGTTTTGGAAAATCAATTTTGCAATTTGACGCTTTTTCGAAAGGCGCCCGGTCGTATAAGAATTTAGCGAGAGAAATAATAGAATTAGAAAGAGAAAATAAAAAAGGATTTACAGTATAATTAGAATTTTAAATTATAAATTTTAAGTTTTAAATGTCAGCCTTAGGCTGATCCGCCTTTGGCGGAAATTTTTAATTAAATTTCTAAATATAAAAGTTTTAAAATTTAGCATTTTTATATTTAATTGAAAATTTAGAATTGAAAATTTAAAATTACCAAA is part of the Parcubacteria group bacterium genome and encodes:
- a CDS encoding AAA family ATPase, with the protein product MAKIISLVNQKGGVGKTTTATNLASYLAQAGKFVLLVDLDPQGNASSGLGVDIRNLGKGLYHSMVSGEHPKNVIVKTEVFGHDLIPSSQDLAGAGIELVHFDNREFRLYDVLRQIRTDYDYIIIDSPPSLGLLTINGLVASDEVIIPVQTEYYALEGLSQLLETINLVKENLQPSLKIMGAVLTMYDKRNRLSRQVVREMRDHFPGYVFDSVIPRSVRLAEAPSFGKSILQFDAFSKGARSYKNLAREIIELERENKKGFTV